atttaatgcttttgggtagggatgaaacataaaaacccaaaattgagtacaaatggtgtttttacaaggtcaggatataaacgaaaaaaaagtgcaaggtgggggttttttaagaaattaagccaagTATAAATAACTAAATACTACAGTTGTGGTGGGGCTGAGTTAACTGAACGTGAGTTGAGTAGAGTACCTAACTCGAACACGTTGCAATTACGTGTGTTTAGTTGCGCGTGGGTTTGATTGGTAATGCGTCGTTTTCTATCTGGGTTGGCTGGTATTCACCGACATTATTGTGCGTCACCAATTTTGACCCCACGTTTGTTACAGTGCACACAACCGCTGTTTTCTCTTTGGTAatcataatttttctaatttaatgaCCAACCAGTACAAAATTACCCTTAAATatcattgaaaaataaaaataaaataatgtataTCATGCATCAAAATTTCAATCTAGTTTACTGCCTGCTATTTGCTTAATGTTAGCTTTTTCTAGATTGTCAAGACATTTGTTACTCTGCttgtatttttttccttttttttattttaaaacagtATTACAAtcttatctatatctatactatatataaaagtttggatggggcagacaaatttactgtataatccttttcagtttactactaaataaagattttatagtcattaactaattagttatttaattagtcactattgtaattaaagttctaattagaataggtagctaaattatctccaatttagtttttaatatgtaaaaaataactaaattgtctccaaattagtaggaatacctatcttttagtttgattgaactacaaaattaaaatactgtatttggtcaatataatattatttaaatttctgttttattatttttaaagatattattaataaaattaagtttattatttaattatgataattataaaaccaaaagaagaataaatttaatatggaaaaaaaaatttaataaccgaatatattatatttatttttataaaaattcttaactaatttaatattaattataaataaaaatattaatataattataataaatttactaatatgttcattgacgagttacgttacgagcaacggacatagcacgtaatgcgaagcTAGTATTGTAATATTGTCAAGACATTtgttactattttatttttatttttcaatgatATTTAagatttatactttttttttctcaataatGTGTTGCCGTTTTGATGTATGATATACTTCGATGTAAGATTGTAATACtgtttaatttaatgatatatacatgtaatatttaaatttaacaatATCATTGATTAGAATAAGCTTTAGTTGTAATGAGTAGGGGTGAGcaacggtcggttcggtcatcgaaccgcccaaaaattcaaaaccgttcggttttttaaaaatttcggtcaccgaaccgtattaaccaaattatatcaaaaccgtattaaccaaaccgaaatattacggttcggttcggttcggttcggtcgaaaaccgtaatattttttgtatggtttttagaaagaaaaaaaaacagttttttaaaaaataaataaaaaaaatggaaaaatttaacCTAGAGAGTACATGttctttaaattaaatctatatttatcgttttttattataaaactataaaattaaacaagtttagtatataaatgtgagtatatgaaagtttaaaacaacGTAATTTTTAAATACGGTCGGTTCGGTAATTAcagttatttttttgtaaaaaccgtaaaccgaaccgaatagtcaaaattttaaaaattcggacCGTAACCGAaccatattttcaaattatatttcggtttgattaattcggttcggttcggtttggttattcggttttgaccgtttaatgctcacccctagtaATGAGCATGTCATTAGTGTGCTAAAAGAACATTTGAAACTGTTGCTATGTATCAGTCATGTTGTTTAATAAAATGAGATATAAACAACATTTATGATACAAAAATAAGCattgatgtttttttattaaaaaatattgagtGATTAGGTCAATAGATTTCAACAGAAATTAATTGTTTGGAACTCTTGTTTTATATGACTACTTTAACAATCTTGACCTACTGCCTTGGTGCACCCTTCAATCAATCCTTCCTATTCAATTACTCTTGCATTgtaacatttttcttttatattccgaactttctaaatttttaattttaccgaattttttaattttcatttccaATTATacctatttttcaaattaaagttTTTCCAATtagaaaaggttcaaatatgccatTGATATTTGACATATAATCTCAATGTTTAGTGCTttctaaaatattaaagatttatttaaactagtcaaatataaaaaccatatttgaactttttttagaGTGAAAGAActcatttaataaaatttgtaaaattgacactgaaaattgaaaaataaaataaaattaacaattttcaattcgaattataaataaaattgtcgaaaaggtttaatatttttgaatgattacaCCAATTTATAATCTATATATATCATTTCTGGTGGGATTTGACTGCTCTCCTTTCTTCTCTTATTGCTTAAGATTCATAGCTCAAACTGACAAATCCCAACAAGACAGGAATAAATATCATTTCTTAATTCAACAAACATACACCAATCTTCAAGAAAGACTTGTACAACAAGTAACATTCTATACATAAACACGAATTGCCAATCTTAACTTCAGTTTCTTTGCATGTGCATCTCTTTAATCAGGTTTTAGGTACATCTTCTTACAACCTTTTTTAGGATTTTTGGTCCTTACACATATTTTTTGGTTATTCAGATCTGTACAGAAGTTAATGCAAAATCAACAGAATTTTTGCAAAATTAAGCCTGCATGAGTAAGATGATGTGATTTTGTTAACTGCAACAACTCAAAATGGCAACATGATAAGAAGCTGAAGGGTGTGCATTATGTGCAAACCAAACCGAtaagaattttaaatattttgaaccaAACCCGTGAATTCAGTTCGGTTCTGTTTTTTAGTATGGTTTGCACCAAAAGGGAGCTAAAAGTTCTATATTGTCAAAATCGAATCAAACCGAATTTGGTTCGGCGTTTTGCACAACCCTTATGGAGGAGCATGTGGGAAACGCAGAAGAAATATAGTGGAAACCCATAACTTGGCAGGTAAAAGTGAAGAGATTCTGTCAGAAACAAGCCACAAATGTTCATATCTTTGGCTGAATCTGAAAGCAAGTTCAAGAAATGATGAAATAATGAAGGCTTCAGCTAGGCTATATCAAAAGCTTTTCATGCAAGCCATAAGGAAAACGGATATTGCTCTAGTCCttgtatttttcataatttcaaACACCAACAAATGTGTGGAAAAAAATTCTTAATCTAGCTGGCTTGTTCAACCTTAGGACATCCTACATTGTACAAATGCTTGTTACCACTAGAGTTCCTGTTTTCAGAAGGAAATTACATCTAACAAACTGTATAACGATCAAATGTGACATTTACAGCTTTACACTTTGCATTTCAATCCGACAAAAGCTGTCGCAACGTACATATGAATAAAGTTGCTGGTTACTATGGACACATCACCTTGTGGAAGGAGTTTTTTTATCTTCTGtgttacttatgacagtgatgtAGAATCTGATTTTTGATCAGAATCGGCAGTGGTCTGGACTTGAGCTGCATATTGTAAATTCCATAAGACATCCTCGAAAGATGGACGAGATGAAGGCTCGGGAGAAATGCATTTGCTTGTGATAGCCACCACAATTGATAATGATTCTTGCGAGCATGTCGTTAAAACAATTGGGTCTACAATGCGCCTTCGACCGTCTTGGCTTCCAAATGATGCCTGCAATTTCTGGCACATATATTAGAGCTACATTAATCCAAGCTAAAACAGGACTCTATACCTCTATTTCAAGATCCTGTTTTGCATATCAACACACATAAAATCTCAATGAACATTTTTTCAGACAATAAAATggtaaattttgtttaaaacataGGATAATTCAGAGAATTGCAAAAAGAGAAGAAGTCCGAAACAAGAAAGCCATGGAATCGTATAATAATCTTTTGTTTGGaattgaagaataaaaaaattaacaatgtAAAGGATTTTAGCTTACCATTTCATGGAGCAGAAATGCTTCTCCTTTGCCAGTAACTATAGGACCAACAAGTGACTCAAGAAGTATGAACCCAAAATTGTAAACATCATCCTCTAAGTTTGTTCTGTAACTGGAGGAAAGGTGCTACAAACTATTAAACAAATCATAACACTAAGTGAAAATTTAAGGAAgctcaaaacagtttataataattatttcttaTGTGAACTAAACATGTCATTCTGTACTTTTATGTCGATTTGATCATGTATAATTGATTTGATAGAATTACAAAAGTGGTTTCCTTATCATCTTCGAGATAACAATATCAACTTGgttgaaataatttataaggAGGAACGAAGTAACTCCTAGTTTTTAGCAATGGTGGTATATTGAAAATAATGTTATGGGTAACAATGGCAGTAAGGAATATATAAAGTAGCACAAGCTCTGGTCACAAATATGAGGAATGTGGAGAGTGCGGGAGGTCGACAGCAGCGAAAAGATGTTACAGTGAGATAATGATGCCTaatctatgttgcacggaaacttgtgGAGTTCAACGTTTTGGCCTTTCGTTTCGTTTGCAGAAACCCTTTTAAAACtccaaaatttaatatttacatcCTATTCTTTGTAGAAAAATGTTATTAGTTGTTTTCTATTTCAGCGCTTTCCATTATAACATTTTTGTTTCCGAGCAACATAGCGCCTGATCAACCAAATATGATTTTCTCCAATACCGAGAGAGAGATGCATCTTCATAATCAGCAATATGAAGCCTAGTTTTTGCAAATTCTATTATAGAATTACTATATGCTTTTGTTAAGTTCTGAATCTCCAGTTCAGTTTATAGAGCATATTTTATCTCGAAGAAATTATAAGGAAACCACTTTTCGTGCACAGTACAAAGAGTTTAGGAGCTGAAGCACTTAGAACAGAGTAATACCGTGATTTTGCTGTCTCTGCCTTGACCTACAGCACAGATGAAATATTAATTGGTTACCACTTTGAGCCAAGCAAGGTTAACAAATTAACATAATTAGCAGCTAATATAcctcaattttttcaatttcttctgtCATTACAGCCATGCCGTAATCACTCAGTTTTGCAATTCCGTGCTCATCAAGTAATATATTGTTTGTTTTAAGTCGATTATTCAGAGTACCCGGAATCACCCCAGTATGTAGAAAATGCACGGCCTTAGCAACACCAATAAGAATTGCCAATCTATCTGGCCAGTTGAGGACTTTCTCTGGGCAAGTTTCTGCACCGGGATAAGCAGTTACTATGTCATGCAATCATTCCTTCAGCTAAAAAAATGAGTAAATAAAGAAAATAGTGGTTCTTGAATCATTTTAGAGCCATGTGGCCAGACTAGGAGAATAACCGAATCGAGTCAACTTGCAAGTGTTCGACTTTATTCAATTACATCCTAGGGCTGACCCAACTCTCTCTCAAACACCTAGTCATATCTAAAAACACAAACATATGCTGATCCTAAGCTTCCCAGAAAACTAACCTGACAAATGGGCATGATAATTTCCATTAGTTATATAATCATATATAAGGAAGACTTTGGTGCCACTTAAATCGTCTAGCCCGCTGCTGTCAATGCAATATCCCAAGAGGCTAACCAAATTTGGATGATGAAGCTTTGAGAGCAAATCCAGCCGAACTCTAAGATTTTGAATTGAACTTTTCTTCAACAAAGTTAGAGACCGTATAGCAACATTTGTGCCATTCGCCAATGTTCCTCTATAAATCTGACAAAGAAGTACTGATGAAACTGAGCGGCATGGAATGCCAAACAAAACTATAGTTGAACttattttcaaagtgaaattcaAATTAGATCTTGAAGTTCTTGAGAGGTTACCTTTCCGGTGGAACCTTCCCCCATTAATGTTGATGAATCAAAGTTGTTTGTGGCTTCTGTCAACTCTTCAAAGGAAAATACACGACATATTGGGGCGCCTTGTGTACCAAGCTTCACTGCTTGAGAAATGTATCCTGAGAAGCAACAAATTTTAAGAGTTACTACTAATTTCTGCACATTGGTcagggaaaactgaaattccaCAAAAACTTACTGGCGTTTGCAAGAACATCAGAGGAAACTGCAGTAGCTGCATTATCTTGCACAGCCTTGGCAAATAAATTCTGCTCAAGTGTTCTCTTAGAACAGTATCTTCTGCAGCAACACAGAACTCCAAACGCCAAAAGCACCATAGCAAGAACTGTTCCACCAACGACAGCAATTATTGTTCCTACTGCTCTACCTCTTGATTGCTTAGCTTCCTCACAGACTGACTCTGGTTGCTGATTTTGAGCATCAATGGATAAACAATTCTCAGCAAACCTAACTGCTCTGTTATTTGACATACTCCCCAAGCATGAGGGAAGCTCACCCATAAACATGTTCGCGGAAATGTCGACAAATCCTAGGTTGCTACCGCAAGTAAGATCGTCCGGAAGTGATCCGCTAAGCATGTTAGAAGCTAAATTCAAGTACCTGATATCCGGCAAAGAGAACAAGGAAGATGGAGGCTTTCCACTCAGATGATTTATTGACAAATCAAGATGTTGAAGATGACTCAATTGGCCAAATTGGTCAGGAATTTTGGCAGAGAATGAATTATTGCTCAGGAGCACAGTAACCAACTCTTTAGGCATTGCAGGCAAGTCAGAATCTAATTTGTTCTCTCTCAAATCCAACACATGCAGGCTAGTTAAGCTACTCAAGTCGGGCAATTTACCAGTAAGCTGATTATGACACAAGGCAATATCAGTTAATGTAGTTATTCTGCTAATAGAAGAAGGAAATTGTCCCTTAAAATGATTACCCTTCAAGCTCAAAACAGTGAGATTTGGCAATGAATCAA
This window of the Mercurialis annua linkage group LG5, ddMerAnnu1.2, whole genome shotgun sequence genome carries:
- the LOC126681049 gene encoding probable inactive leucine-rich repeat receptor-like protein kinase At3g03770 isoform X3; the protein is MGSSTWFYSLFFSWVFFISSTHELQTYQAQLLLQVRKHLDYPSHLDIWGNYNGDLCNLSSTLHMSIICKDNVITELRIKGDKTVKVSEFNGFPIPTQTLSHSFSVDSLVTTLTRLTTLKVLSLVSLGIWGPLPDKIHRLNSLQVLDLSSNFLVGSIPASVSRMVELNSLILDGNYFNGSVPDWFDSLPNLTVLSLKGNHFKGQFPSSISRITTLTDIALCHNQLTGKLPDLSSLTSLHVLDLRENKLDSDLPAMPKELVTVLLSNNSFSAKIPDQFGQLSHLQHLDLSINHLSGKPPSSLFSLPDIRYLNLASNMLSGSLPDDLTCGSNLGFVDISANMFMGELPSCLGSMSNNRAVRFAENCLSIDAQNQQPESVCEEAKQSRGRAVGTIIAVVGGTVLAMVLLAFGVLCCCRRYCSKRTLEQNLFAKAVQDNAATAVSSDVLANARYISQAVKLGTQGAPICRVFSFEELTEATNNFDSSTLMGEGSTGKIYRGTLANGTNVAIRSLTLLKKSSIQNLRVRLDLLSKLHHPNLVSLLGYCIDSSGLDDLSGTKVFLIYDYITNGNYHAHLSETCPEKVLNWPDRLAILIGVAKAVHFLHTGVIPGTLNNRLKTNNILLDEHGIAKLSDYGMAVMTEEIEKIEVKAETAKSRL
- the LOC126681049 gene encoding probable inactive leucine-rich repeat receptor-like protein kinase At3g03770 isoform X2 — encoded protein: MGSSTWFYSLFFSWVFFISSTHELQTYQAQLLLQVRKHLDYPSHLDIWGNYNGDLCNLSSTLHMSIICKDNVITELRIKGDKTVKVSEFNGFPIPTQTLSHSFSVDSLVTTLTRLTTLKVLSLVSLGIWGPLPDKIHRLNSLQVLDLSSNFLVGSIPASVSRMVELNSLILDGNYFNGSVPDWFDSLPNLTVLSLKGNHFKGQFPSSISRITTLTDIALCHNQLTGKLPDLSSLTSLHVLDLRENKLDSDLPAMPKELVTVLLSNNSFSAKIPDQFGQLSHLQHLDLSINHLSGKPPSSLFSLPDIRYLNLASNMLSGSLPDDLTCGSNLGFVDISANMFMGELPSCLGSMSNNRAVRFAENCLSIDAQNQQPESVCEEAKQSRGRAVGTIIAVVGGTVLAMVLLAFGVLCCCRRYCSKRTLEQNLFAKAVQDNAATAVSSDVLANARYISQAVKLGTQGAPICRVFSFEELTEATNNFDSSTLMGEGSTGKIYRGTLANGTNVAIRSLTLLKKSSIQNLRVRLDLLSKLHHPNLVSLLGYCIDSSGLDDLSGTKVFLIYDYITNGNYHAHLSETCPEKVLNWPDRLAILIGVAKAVHFLHTGVIPGTLNNRLKTNNILLDEHGIAKLSDYGMAVMTEEIEKIEVKAETAKSRYRTNLEDDVYNFGFILLESLVGPIVTGKGEAFLLHEMASFGSQDGRRRIVDPIVLTTCSQESLSIVVAITSKCISPEPSSRPSFEDVLWNLQYAAQVQTTADSDQKSDSTSLS
- the LOC126681049 gene encoding probable inactive leucine-rich repeat receptor-like protein kinase At3g03770 isoform X1 is translated as MGSSTWFYSLFFSWVFFISSTHELQTYQAQLLLQVRKHLDYPSHLDIWGNYNGDLCNLSSTLHMSIICKDNVITELRIKGDKTVKVSEFNGFPIPTQTLSHSFSVDSLVTTLTRLTTLKVLSLVSLGIWGPLPDKIHRLNSLQVLDLSSNFLVGSIPASVSRMVELNSLILDGNYFNGSVPDWFDSLPNLTVLSLKGNHFKGQFPSSISRITTLTDIALCHNQLTGKLPDLSSLTSLHVLDLRENKLDSDLPAMPKELVTVLLSNNSFSAKIPDQFGQLSHLQHLDLSINHLSGKPPSSLFSLPDIRYLNLASNMLSGSLPDDLTCGSNLGFVDISANMFMGELPSCLGSMSNNRAVRFAENCLSIDAQNQQPESVCEEAKQSRGRAVGTIIAVVGGTVLAMVLLAFGVLCCCRRYCSKRTLEQNLFAKAVQDNAATAVSSDVLANARYISQAVKLGTQGAPICRVFSFEELTEATNNFDSSTLMGEGSTGKIYRGTLANGTNVAIRSLTLLKKSSIQNLRVRLDLLSKLHHPNLVSLLGYCIDSSGLDDLSGTKVFLIYDYITNGNYHAHLSETCPEKVLNWPDRLAILIGVAKAVHFLHTGVIPGTLNNRLKTNNILLDEHGIAKLSDYGMAVMTEEIEKIEVKAETAKSRYRTNLEDDVYNFGFILLESLVGPIVTGKGEAFLLHEMKLQASFGSQDGRRRIVDPIVLTTCSQESLSIVVAITSKCISPEPSSRPSFEDVLWNLQYAAQVQTTADSDQKSDSTSLS